One window of the Candidatus Edwardsbacteria bacterium RifOxyA12_full_54_48 genome contains the following:
- a CDS encoding 4-hydroxy-3-methylbut-2-enyl diphosphate reductase: MKIEVAKRAGFCFGVKRAVKLAYETAAKSRQAVCTLGPIIHNPQVVKDLEGWGVKAIEKPSRVKNGVLIIRSHGVHPRVLQQLKAKKGLTIIDATCPFVTKAQNAAACLRDENRQVIIIGEKEHPEVIALKGYAGRDSVVFNHNSVKVGPRIGVLAQTTLSTDDFVKALMYLGSKTNDIHLINTICRATQVRQQDTMQLAKRSDLMIVVGGRNSANTSRLAEMCRKVGKPTYHVETEDELKARWFSKARLAGVTAGASTPDALVRKVVKRIRDITKKQK; encoded by the coding sequence ATGAAGATAGAGGTTGCCAAAAGGGCCGGTTTCTGTTTCGGGGTAAAGCGGGCGGTCAAGCTGGCCTACGAGACCGCGGCCAAGAGCAGGCAGGCGGTCTGCACCCTGGGGCCCATCATCCATAATCCCCAGGTGGTGAAGGATCTGGAGGGCTGGGGGGTCAAGGCCATAGAAAAGCCGTCCCGGGTAAAAAATGGCGTCCTGATCATCCGCTCCCACGGGGTGCATCCCCGGGTGCTGCAGCAGCTGAAGGCCAAAAAGGGCCTGACCATCATCGATGCCACCTGCCCCTTCGTCACCAAGGCTCAGAATGCGGCGGCCTGCCTGCGGGACGAGAATCGACAGGTGATCATCATCGGCGAGAAGGAGCATCCCGAGGTGATAGCCCTCAAGGGCTACGCCGGGCGGGATTCGGTGGTCTTCAACCACAACTCGGTCAAGGTGGGGCCGCGGATAGGGGTGCTGGCCCAGACCACCCTGTCCACCGATGATTTCGTGAAGGCCCTGATGTACCTGGGATCCAAGACCAACGACATCCACCTGATCAACACCATCTGCCGGGCCACCCAAGTGCGCCAGCAGGATACCATGCAGCTGGCCAAGCGCTCGGATCTGATGATTGTGGTGGGCGGCCGGAACTCGGCCAACACCTCCCGGCTGGCCGAAATGTGCCGCAAGGTGGGAAAGCCCACCTACCATGTGGAGACCGAGGACGAGCTGAAAGCCCGGTGGTTCTCCAAAGCCAGGCTGGCGGGCGTCACCGCCGGGGCCTCCACCCCCGACGCCCTGGTTCGGAAAGTGGTCAAGAGGATAAGGGACATCACAAAAAAACAAAAATAA
- a CDS encoding cytidylate kinase, with product MVIAIDGPAASGKSTTAKLVARELGYLYIDTGAMYRAMALKAFRENVSLNDRASVAKIVESTTIEQKPGPDGIQTILDGRDVSQDIRTPEISLAASDISAISMVRQRLVKLQQEMGRQGGVVMEGRDITTVVFPDADVKVFMKAGISQRARRRMEELTARGAHCRLEDIERQIAERDAQDSQRADSPLLCTPDSLVIDTSALSIGQQVEQVLAAVRQKAGTA from the coding sequence ATGGTCATAGCCATTGACGGTCCGGCGGCCTCTGGCAAAAGCACCACCGCCAAGCTGGTGGCTCGGGAGTTGGGATATCTCTATATTGATACCGGCGCCATGTACCGGGCCATGGCTTTGAAAGCTTTTCGGGAAAATGTGTCTCTGAACGACAGAGCTTCGGTGGCCAAAATAGTCGAATCCACCACCATAGAGCAAAAGCCCGGCCCGGACGGGATCCAGACAATATTGGACGGACGGGATGTCAGCCAGGATATCAGGACCCCGGAGATTTCACTGGCTGCCTCGGATATCTCGGCCATCTCGATGGTCCGCCAAAGGCTGGTCAAACTGCAGCAGGAGATGGGCCGTCAGGGGGGTGTGGTGATGGAGGGCCGGGACATCACCACCGTGGTGTTTCCCGATGCCGATGTCAAGGTGTTCATGAAGGCCGGCATCTCCCAGCGGGCCCGGCGCCGGATGGAGGAACTGACAGCCAGGGGCGCCCATTGCCGACTGGAGGATATAGAGAGGCAGATAGCCGAGCGCGACGCCCAGGACAGCCAGAGGGCCGACAGCCCGCTGCTCTGCACCCCCGATTCGCTGGTGATAGACACCTCGGCCCTGAGCATCGGACAGCAGGTGGAGCAGGTGCTGGCGGCCGTCAGGCAGAAAGCGGGGACAGCATGA
- a CDS encoding histidinol-phosphate transaminase, with the protein MIPQPRDNIGSISPYIPGKPIEEVRRELGLKGRIIKLASNENPLGPSKLAVKAIRQALKEINLYPDDGCYALGQRLSDHLGVSENQLIFGNGSVDIIEFIFKSFVAPKDHVVMAEQSFVMGKIAAKMTDADLTEVPLKNYTPDLEAMARAVTPQTKVVYIANPNNPTGTMISHDQLKAFIKAVPGGCVIILDEAYSEYITRSDFPRSLELLKDHSNIIILHTFSKIYGLAGLRVGYGIGHPELIASIRKVRLPFNISLLSQAGCLAALDDVKHLEHSRRVNDAGKEFLYRQFEKMKLFYVPSEGNFILVDPRLDSMEIFTRLQKLSIIIRPVKNYGLPTALRVTIGSEKQNKKLVVALKKVLKEVRRSQ; encoded by the coding sequence ATGATACCCCAGCCCAGGGATAATATCGGTTCCATCAGCCCTTATATTCCCGGCAAGCCCATCGAAGAAGTACGCCGTGAGCTGGGGCTCAAGGGCAGGATAATAAAACTGGCCTCCAACGAGAATCCATTGGGCCCGTCAAAGCTGGCGGTCAAGGCCATCCGCCAGGCGTTAAAGGAGATCAATCTGTATCCCGATGACGGCTGTTATGCCCTGGGCCAGAGGCTGTCCGATCACCTGGGAGTAAGCGAAAACCAGCTGATATTCGGCAACGGCTCGGTGGATATCATCGAATTTATATTCAAATCCTTCGTGGCGCCTAAAGATCATGTGGTAATGGCCGAGCAATCTTTTGTGATGGGCAAGATAGCGGCCAAAATGACCGATGCCGACCTTACCGAGGTCCCTTTGAAGAATTATACCCCTGATCTGGAGGCCATGGCCCGGGCGGTCACTCCGCAGACCAAGGTGGTCTATATCGCCAATCCCAACAATCCCACCGGAACCATGATCAGCCACGACCAGCTCAAGGCTTTTATCAAAGCCGTTCCCGGGGGCTGTGTCATAATATTGGACGAGGCTTATTCCGAATATATAACCCGAAGCGATTTCCCCAGAAGCCTGGAACTGTTAAAGGATCACTCGAATATAATCATCCTGCACACCTTCTCCAAGATATACGGTCTGGCTGGCCTTCGGGTGGGCTATGGCATCGGCCATCCGGAATTGATCGCCTCGATAAGAAAGGTTCGGCTGCCGTTCAATATAAGCTTGTTGTCCCAGGCAGGCTGCCTGGCCGCCTTGGACGACGTCAAGCACCTGGAGCACAGCCGCCGGGTGAACGATGCCGGCAAGGAATTTTTATACCGCCAGTTCGAGAAGATGAAGCTGTTCTATGTCCCGTCGGAGGGTAATTTCATACTTGTCGACCCCCGGCTGGACTCGATGGAGATCTTCACCCGCCTGCAGAAGCTAAGCATCATCATCCGGCCGGTCAAGAACTACGGGCTGCCCACCGCCCTGAGGGTCACCATCGGCTCCGAGAAACAGAATAAAAAACTGGTGGTGGCTTTGAAAAAGGTCCTTAAAGAGGTCCGCCGATCCCAGTAG